ACGGGCAAAACCTTCAGCGTCAGCCCGTCTCGGCCCTGCACCCGCAGCAGTTGCGGCGCACTGCCGAGGGTTTCCCAAAGTGAACCGGGGCTATAGGCGCTGAGGGCAGACGGTGGCAGTCCGCCCGCCCACAGGCGCAGCGTCCGGGCAGAGTCCGGCGCAACCAGGATCACCCCGTCGGCTCCGGCTTCCGCAGGCACAAGCGGATAGGCGCTGGTTCCGTCGCGGCTAAGCGTACCGTTTGCCTGTGGCTCCTGGTTTGCGCCCGACAGCCGCTTGATGCTGCTGCTGGTTTGAGTCAGCACTGTCGAGAGGGCCGTGCCTACGGTGGCATCCCAGAGATATTGCGTCAGGGCGTAGGTGAGTAGACCTGCACTAAAGCCACTCCAGCGACCTTCTAGCGCCGCCTGGCCGGAGGCCGCAGCGGTGAGGAATAGCCCCGGCAGCGGGCCCGAAAGAGTTGCCTTGGCAGCCCGGAGGCGATCGCCCAGCGACTCTTGCAGCGCGAGGTCTTGGGGATGCAGGTCGCCCGTGGGCGCATTGGGGCGGGCCCGAATCCGGAGGTTGCCCTGGAGCGAGGTGCCCAGGTTCGAGAAGCCCAAATCCAGCAGCGTCACCACTTGTGAGGTGGGGAGCGATCGCACCAACTGCTCCAGCGTTGCGCGGGTGAGGTCGGCAATCAGGGGGCGATCGCTCGTGGGCAGGCCGCCATCGATGGGCACGATGCTGTCCCAGAGCTGCTCCGGATCGGTCGCCGAGCGCACTCGGCTGCCCAGCCCGCTGATGTGAACCACCACCACATCGCCGGGTTTCGCCTGCTCCAGCAAATGGGCTTGAAATGCCTCCGTAATGCCTGCCCAGGTGGCTTGCTCATCCGTCAGCGTTACCATATCCGCAGGCTGAAACCCAAAGCGGTGCTGCAACACCTGTCGCTGCATTTCCACGTCCGTCAGCGCTCCTGGCAGCAGCCCGCCTTTCACAGGGGGAATATCGCTCACGGCTTCGGGATACTGGCTGATGCCGATTAGCAGGGCTAGCTTGCGCGAGGTTGGCGCGGCCAGCACTTGCCCAGCGCGATCGCCCCAAGCCCACAGGCCGCTGCCGAGCGCCCCACCGATGGCGATCGCCCCACTGCTCCGCTGCAAAAATTCGCGCCGTGTCAGCCCCATGCTTCTATTTCAGCATCAAAGCCTCCCTTTGTTGAGCAGGCAGAGGGACAAAGTTAGGGATTTGGGGTTTTGGGTTTTGGATTTTGGTAGGACTCACGCAGTCGGACGATTTCTCGCGGGCTGCGCCCGCGAGAAATCGTCCAAAACCCAGAAAACTTACAAGTGCGTAAGTCCTGTTTGGATTGCCAGCCAGGTGTGGACGGGGCTTGCGGCAGTGTTCGTTCTTCGTGGCGCTGGCGGAAGGATGAATTATGACTCCTGATTTCAGGAGCTTTGCGGGTTTGCCAACGGTGCAGAGGGGCTAACCACCTCCGGATGCCGCGCTAGCCAAGCGTCAATGTCTTGCAGCATTTGCTGGGGGATTTCCCAGGGGAACAGGTGGGCGGCCCGGGCGTAGCATTGCCAGTCGCAGTTGGGCAGTTTGCGGGCGGTTTCTTCGCTGGAAAGCGCCGTGATGTGGCGATCGCCCTCTGCCGCCAGCATCAGCGCCGGAACCCGAATGTTGGGCAAATCTGGCACGCGGTTATAGCCTGCGCGAATGGCCTGGTTGAGGGCGCGAGTCGCCGCCTGCGACGTGTTTAGGTAGGCAGACACGGCATCGGCGGCAATGTACTCGTAGGCCGTGCGCGTGTGCTGTTGGATCAGGTGGCGAAACAGCGATCGCTTGGCAAATAGCTCAATATTCCAGCGGTTTCCCGGCTGCCACGAATTAATCAGCGCCGCCACGCCCGTCAACAGATTGTCCTGCCAGGAAATGGTCGGGTGGCTGCTGCGGGGATGGGCCGCCGTCGCCACCAGGATTAGCCCGCTAATCCGTTCGGGCAGCCGCAGGGCCAGTTCCATTGCCAAAATGCCCCCCAGCGACCAGCCCAACACCAGACAGCGCTGAATCTGGAGCCGATCCAGCAGCGCCTCCAGATCTGTGAGATGATCCGCCATCACAAACGGCTGCGCCACCCGGCTCTGGCCATAGCCGCGCAGATCAGGGGCGATCGCCCAAAACCGCCGCCCCAAATGCTGGGTAAACACGCCCATGCTGCTGCCTGCGCCGGGATGTCCGTGCAGACAAAGCACCGGGTAGCCGCTGCCGTGGGTATGAATGGTAAGCGGATGGGGCGTGGACATGGGCATTGGGAGCAGCAGGATTCCTGGCTGGTAGAACAGAGAGCGCGATTCGCGAAGCAATCCCGACGGGAATCGCCCTCCGATTCCTAGACCATCTGAGCAATACGGTAGGGGCTGGTGAGCTTGCTCAACTGCTGGTTTAGCAGGCTGAGGAACAAGCCCACATCCGTCACCACGCCAACGGATTCTACCGAGCCGCGATCGCTCAGCTTTGTCACCACGGCCGGGTTGATGTCTACGCAGACCATCTTCACGCCCGCCGGGGTCATGTTGCCCGCGCCGATGGAATGCAGCATGGAGGACAGCATCAGAATCAGGTCTGCGCCGCGAATTAGCTCGGCATATTCTGCCTGGGCTTTGAGCAAGTCCATCTGTGTGTCGGGCAGGGGGCCGTCATCGCGAATCGACCCCGCCAGCGAGAAAGGAACCTGGTGCTTGATGCACTCGTAGAAGATTCCGCTGGTCAGCACGCCCTGTTCTACTGCATTGGCAATACTGCCGCAGCGACGGATGGTGTTGATCGCCTTCAGGTGGTGGCGATGGCCGCCGCGCACCGACACGCCCCGCTTCATGTCCATACCCAGCGACGTGCCCATCATCGCCTGTTCAATATCGTGAACGGCGATCGCATTTCCGCCCAGCAGCGCCTGTACATAGCCCTCGCGGATTAATCGCGCCAAGTGTTCGCCGCCGCCTGTGTGAATCACCACGGGGCCAGCGACCACCACCACCTTGCCGCCTTGGTCGCGAATCCGGCGCAGATCCCAGGCGATTTGCTCGACCACCAGCTCGACGCGGCGCTCACTCGACACGCCCGACCCCATAAAGCTGAATTCCTTGTCGCCAGAGCCGCTGCCGTTTCGACTGTCGCGGGCATCGGGCTTGCGGACGGTGCGGATGCCCTCGACCCCCACCACAACGCGATCGCCCACCCGCAGATCCCTCAGCAGCTTGCACTCTGCCCTGGGGCCCTCCGGTGTTTGCGACACCACGATCGCCCCGTCCATGCGCTGGTTCTGCACGCGCACCCACTCACAGTTCACCCGCACCTCCGTCGGGTAAATCGTGGTGACGTAGAAATCGTCGGGCGCAACGCCGTCCTGCGTCACGGTTTCCAGCGGGTTGTCGCACACTTCCTGGGGTTGAGGCACTGCACCCATGTCGATCAAGCCCGACATAATGCTCTCCATCACGTCGTGGGAGGGAGCCGACACCTTCACCTCCGCCGCCGACGTACTCTGGCGCTGTTCGCCCAGACGGAAGTTCAGCACCTGGAAGCTGCCGCCGCTTTCCACAATTAAATCCAGCGCATTGTTGATCAGACCCGAATCGAGCAAGTGTCCCTCTAGCTGAATCACGCGGCTCTCCACAGCGGCGATCGCCTGGTGCAGCGGCTCCAGCGGCTCCGTCACCCGCAGCGTCAGACACTTGGCCGCACCGCCTGCCTTCATAAACTCCGTCAGCGGCGTTTCCAACAGCACAAAGCCCAGATCCTGCATCCGCTGGCGCAGACCGTCGCTGGCCTTGTTCATAATGACCACCCGGTCGATATTGACCGCGTTGCAGGCAAAGTTCACCGCATCGGCCTCTTCAATAGCGATGCGCTTGTGGGCGGGCACGCGCATCTCGATCAGGCGGTTAGAATAGGCATCAAACGCGGGCGGGTAATACAGCAAGTAGCCGTCCGTCAGCGGGCAAAAGCAGGTGTCGAGGTGATAGAAGCGCTCGTCCATCAGCCGCAGCGACAGCACTTCGATATCCAGCCATTTCGCCAAAAACGGGTGAGAATCTAGCTCCGAGCGGAAGCCATAGCCCGCCCACAGCCAGCGTCCTTCCCGATCCAGTAGGGCATCGCCCGCCCCCTCAAAAGGCAAATCCTTGGGTAGTTCATAAACCGTGTAGCCCTGTTCTTCAAACCAGGCCTTGAAAAACGGCTCCTCACCTTGGCGCTCTTTGTGATAGAAGCGGCTGAGGACGACCTTATCTTCTAGCACCAGCCCCGCGTTGGCGGTGAATACCATGTCGGGAACCCCGACCTGGGGCTTTACTAGATCCACCGCTGCCCGGTCTTTGATTAGGTGATACAGCCCGTGCCACTGCTCAACGGCGCGATCGCGCGAGGATTTGTGGATATTGCCCTCCATCCAAGGATTAATCACATAATCCACGTCGTAGTGGTCGGGCGGGCACATCAAAAACCGAATGGCAGAGTTCATGGTAGGTCAGGGGTTAAGGACTAAGGATTGGGGGTTAAAGGAGAGATGAGCTGGCGGAGATTAGCTGGCGTAGATTATGCTTGCCATGACTTGTGGCAAAGCCCTGGCAACAATCGGAATCAGTCGCAGGGGCGATCGCCCAACCAGCCTCTACAAAGCTGGATATCTGGATCTAGAATCCAAGTGAATCTACGTGCCTTTGCAGGGGCTAACTGGCGCTGCCCAACGGCTGTTTTCGGGGTCTTTTCGCGGTCTATTCTATGGATTCAGTCACGACACAAAGTCGATCTAACATTTTAGTACGCTTGGTGAGGGGTGCTGGCTATTGTCAAGATGTGTGGATATTCTTAGCGATTGCTTTGAATCCTGTCATGTTTAGACAGAATTAATGCCCGGTATCACTGCCCACGCGATTCATGACCACAAATTATTTGGCAAATTATTCGGCAAACACTTACGCATCGGAATATTCCGAGGAATGTTCCAAATCGGGCGGCAAGAAGCCAGCCTGAGCAATTTCATACAGGTGGCGATTGTTGTCGCGCAGCGCTTCGATATCCTGTTCCGAAATCTGGCGAACGTAGCTAATCTTGATTTCTTCTAGTAGGTCGGCCAGCAGGTTTTCTAGCTCGCGAGATGTGTCGCCTTCGCGCAGTTGTTGCCGCAGGGTTTTACCCGCCCGATCAACTAAATTTCGAGTTAGCTCTACGCCCTTGGGGTCGTCGAGCGCCGTCACTAGGCTGCCGTAGGCCGTTTGGGTCGCATTAGACACCAGCCGCTCGCTCATCTGGTGGGGCAGCGCGTTGACCCCCGGCATCCGGCTAAGCCCCCGATAGACCGGTGATTGCTCCAAGACGCTGGTCAGCGTGTAGTGCAGCAGCGCTTCGATGTCTGGGCGCAGGGCAGGCAAGACCTGATGCACAGTGAGATGGGCGATTTGGCGGGCGATTTCTTCGACTTCGTTAACGCCCGTCACGTCTACGTATCGCATCCGCGTGTCGGGATTGAGCAGCAGCTTGGTCAGCCCACCCTGCCGCAAAAAGTCTTGGGCCTGTTCGATTACCCGCAGCACGACAACCTCGGTCAGTTGCACGGCAAAGTAGCTGGCGATCGCCAGACTGACCCGACTTTGGAGCGATCGTATCGGCAGCAGCCCCGACTGATCCAGCCGAACCACCGTCGGAATCACGCGCAGCCATCGCCAAATCGGCAGAAACAGCAGCAGGTCATACCAGCGCCACAGGATCACATCAAACCAGTTGGTGCGGCGATAGCGATGGTAGAGATGCCACAGCCGGAGGCCCAGATCCACCGCAAATAGTCCCATAAACCAGAGGTCAATGCGCCAAAAGCGATCGATGGGTCGTCCGTTTTCGTCAACACCGCGATAGTAGTTGCGCTGGAGCAGTGGCTCGATTTCGCGGTCAAAAAAGGCGATCGCTCGGTCTTCGCCAATCTGCTCCAGATAGGCACGACTCCAAAAGGTGCGAAACGCCTGCCGCGACGAGTCCGTGCCCACAAACCGCCGCATCCGGTGCTTGAGGCGCTCCAGTTGCCCCGTTTTGCCCGCCAGGTTGAAGGGGTTTTCGTCGATTAGCTCATCGCTGCGATCGCGCAAATTTCTCAGCAGCGCCTCCGACTCCGGCGAACCCAAGTCTGCGTCCCATAGCTTGGCCGCCTGCTCCAAATAGCCCTCGGTGACGCGATGCGGCTCAATACCTTTATAAGTTTCGCCATACCAGGCTGTGAATTGCGGAAAAAATCGCAGGTAGTAGTCGCGCAGCGGGATGTAACTCGTATCTACCAACACCAGCAGCAAGTTCAGCAGCACCACCAGCGCCATTGCACGATCCAGCCAGCGCACCAGCGGCCGCGACGGACTTTTTGCTCTAAAAGTTGCCTTAAAAGATGTTCTGGAAGGATTGACCATACCTGCCTTACGCCTTACCGCCCCGCATTCAGTTCCCACCCTATTGAAGTACGAAATGCACGGGTTGTCCTCCGGCAAAAGCAATGTTTTGGTCTAACAGAGGTTCCTCTGCCACGGGGGGAAGAGATTGGCAGCAGGTTTGCCAGTGCGTCTCCTCGACGCAGAACTTCTGTGAAGTAGCAGTCCAATCCGGGAATGATAAATCTGGCGAGCTATAGCGTTTTTCATTCTGGCGAGGCATAGTAACAGCAATGGGAGAACCAATTCTGTAGGTCATTCAATGACACTTGGGAGAAGGACTCCTCAATGGCTTTGTCTAGATCAAGATAGCTCCGTGCCCCAAGGGAGCGCAGAATACTCTTAATCTTTGAAAAGCAATTCTCGATGGGTGAAAAGTCCGGCGAGTACGGCGGTAGAAACATCAGTTTAGCACCTGCATCCTCAATCAACCTCCTAACTTCTTCACCAAGATGAATCGAGCAGTTATCCATGATGACACATGCCCCTTTCCACAACTTAGGAACGAGTCTCTGGGAAATGAAGGCTTCAAAGGTAAGTCCATCGACTGAACCGATGAGATTGGAATAGGTAATTACCTTTTTAAGGCTAATTGCACCAAGAATCGAGACCCGTTTCCCTCGTTTGCTGGGACGCTTGCCATGGGCTCGTTTTCCTTTCGGGGCACGTGCCCGGAGTCGAGTCAAAGCCAGGTTCACTCCTGATTCGTCAATAAAGATTAAGTCTTGAGCCAGGAATCCTCGAACCAGTTGCCAAAATTTGACTCGTTCGATTTGCACCCGTTCAGTTTCCTTTTTGTCGGGATACAGCGTTTTTTTTAAGGGTTAAGTTCAGTTTCTCTAACATACGAAACATCGTCGAAACGCCAATCCGAACACCGACCCTTTGTTCCAGCAAGTCACACAACTCTGCCAATGTCGCGTCATGATTTGATTCAGCAATCGTTTTTAGGATCTCTAGTTGCTCATTACTTAATTTGGTTGGCGTTTGCTCAGTGCGGCGTTTGGGGGCAATCTCACCTGTTTCCCGATATTGTTTGATCAGCTTTCGCACGAAACTGTAAGCAACTCGAAATTGTTGAGCGATTTGACGTTGCGACGTATTCCCTTCAATGTAGACATCAATAATTTTTTGTCTAAGATCTAGTGAGTAGGGTCGCATTTGAGTTAAGGGTAAAGTAAATTCACTGAATAGATTATATCAAAATACGCCTCACTAGGCTAGAAATTGCTATATAAACCCTGACCTGTTGAATACTAAATCCTCAACAGTCGGGGTTAACCCTTTGCCAGCAATAAGCAGGGCGATCGCCCTGCCCTCATGATCGTCGCGCACGATATCCGTATTCACTCTGTAATTTCTATGCCCAAAAGAGCGATGAGTCACTTACAATCTAGCCTTGCGATTCTGTTTGCTGGAACTTTGTGTATCGGGGGAATGGATTTGCTGATGCTTGCATCCCCCGCAACTGCTGCTCCGATGCAAGTCGAAGCAACCAAACGAGAGCGCCAGCGGGTCGTGGTTCTGGATTTTGACTATTCTGCAACCAGCGACACTAACTATTATTGGTCTTACTGGAGACGGGGAAATGCATCGGGCATTAGCGATTTGATTGTCGATGCCCTAGTGGATTGAGGAGACTACATCGTTCTAGACAACAGCATAGTTGGCGGAAGACGGCAGGGCTTTTATGGGGAGACAGAACCGCAACAGAGAGGAGACGACCATGCAGTGAGCGACAGTCAGATGTCTACTAACATATCGCTTCGCTCCTCTCATAGAGATCGCTAAGAGCCAGAGAAATGGTAATAGGAAAAGGAACTGGGCTAGGGATTGAGGACGACCATCCAACGTCAGACATCTCGATGTCTACTAACATATTGCATCGCCTCAACCTTGACCAGCTTCCTTCAACGAATTCTCAGGGAGTGGTGACAGACACCTTCCATAATCTCTTCGCTCAGAAGCAGGCAGCCCAGTTCCAGACAACAAACTATCCCCAACTTAGCTGATGGAAAGAACCTTTGTCGCCTACATCGGCATTGACTGGTCAGATCGCAAACACGACATCTGTCTGTACGACCCCGAGAGCGCACAGCGAGAATACAGCGTGATTGGCGCTCAACCGCAAGAGATTGCCAACTGGGTTGCGACCTTGCAACAGCGATACGGCAACAGCCCAATTGCCATCTGCCTGGAGCAAAAGCGAGGACCCCTGATTTACGCGCTGTGCCAGTACGACAACCTAGTGCTGTTTCCCATCAATCCGCGCACGGTTTCTAACTATCGACGAGCCTTTCAGCCCTCACGAGCAAAATCAGACCCCGTAGATGCCCAGATTTTGATTGAGCTGCTGCTCAAGCACCCAGACAAGATCCCCCCGTGGCAAGCCGCATCTTGTGAACTGCGAGCGTTGCGGCAGTGGAGTGAATCCCGCCGCATGCTGGTGGGAGAGAAGGTACGACTGACCAATCGCATCACCGCTGCTTTGAAAAACTTTTATCCTCAAGTGCTGGAGTGGTTTGAGGATAAAGACACCCAAGTGTTTTGTGACTTTATCACTCAATACCCTGACCTCCACTCTGCCCAAGCGGTTTCGGCTGAGGAATTGACTCTGTTCTTCCAGTCTCATCGAGTCATCCGCCGGAGCGCCATTGAGCGGCGCATTCACCAAATCCAAACCGCTGGCATCCCCCTGACAGAAGACCCAGGGATTGTTGAACCGATGCAATGGCTGGTGCAAACGCTGGTGATTCAGCTCAAGGCGCTGTTGCATCGACTCGATGAGTTAAATCAAACGATTGAGCAATTGTTTCAGTCTTTGCCAGATGCGGCGTTTTTCGATGCTTTACCCGGAGCAGGACCCCATCTTGCGCCCCGGCTACTGATTGCGTTTGGCGATGACCGCAGTCGCTTCGGCAGCGCCCAGGCGTTTATGAGCTATATCGGCATTGCACCCGTCAAAGAGGAGAGTGGCAAGAAACGCTGGACGCATTGGCGCTGGAGTTGTCCAAAGTTCTTGCGGCAGTCCTTTGTAGAGTGGGCTGACCAGTCGCGGCGGCACTCATCGTGGGCCAATGCGTTCTATCAGCAGCAGCGGCGATCCGGCAAAAGTCATCCCAAAGCGATTCGCGCTCTGGCGTATAAGTGGGGACGGATTCTCTGGCGCTGCTGGCAAGACCGAGTGCCCTATGACGAAGACCGCTATCTGGCGGCGCTCCAGCGCAAGAGGTCACCACTGGCGGTAATGCTAGTTCAAAGCGCTGCTGAAGTGACGACGAGTGCAGGAGGTGAGTGCAGTAATTCTAGGGTTCAAGTTACGCTAAAAGACACATGACAGTTCAACAAATGGAACGTATTTAGGAATGAAACATTTAATGCAATGTAGCCAACCTCGGGCTGGCTTATGGTTTGCTGCGTTTAGAGTCTGTGCATCAATTTACTCAGTACCTTTTCACGGTTGACTGTTGACTCCGTCTCCCTCAGGGCCTATGTTACTGACGTATCAACAGCCGTTGCCATCGGCCGCGAACTCGGCGTTGACTATGTGATTATGGGTTCGGTCACGGAGTTTAATATATCTACCGAAAGGTCAGGGGGTGGATTTTTAGGAATCGGCGTAGGACAGCGGGAAACCACTGCCAATGTCGCGTTAACGGCTCGCATGATCAGCACGGCAGATGGCGCTATCGTGGACACAATGCGTGGGAGAGGCTCGGCGGGCGATCGCTCTTCCAGTGTTTCCATCGTCGGCATTGGCGGCGGCTCTGATAGAAACCGTGAAGATGAGTTAATGAGTCGGGCAGTTGAGCAGGCGATTGCCTCCCTAGTAGAGGATATGAATCGCTAGGTGTATCTCGCCAGGTGTATCTCGCTTGTATCTCACAAAGAGAGGGCTTGATGCTTTGAGCGCGACGCGCCTGGAAAGCCAGCTTCTAAGACAGAACCTAGGCACTGTTTTAAAACTCTCTAGGTCATTGATTGCCCTGAGTCGATCCCCCTCCTTAAAAAGGGGGACTTCCGGAGTGGCCCGGCTCGGTTCCCCCCTTGTTAAGGGGGGCTGGGGGGATCAAACAGAACCTAGGCACTGTTTTAAAACTCTCTTTAAAGCTCTCTAGGTCATTGATTGCCCTGAGTCGATCCCCCTCCTTAAAAAGAGGGACTTCCGGAGTGGCCCGGCTCGGTTCCCCCCTTGTTAAGGGGGGCTAGGGGGGATCAGAGGGTTTTAAAACACGCCCTAGCCAACTCGGACTGCCTGTACCTAAGTCACTGACTTGCTAGAGGAAAGAGGGGTATGCCTCGCAGTGGAGCGTAAAGTGCGCGGCCATTCGAGCTACCCCTTTGTGGTTCTTAGCACAGGGACAGTTATCACAGACTATACAGACTATTCAGAAAGCTCTGGATATTAGGTCAACATTGTTGAATATTTCGGCTTTTCCAAAATACTTTATGGGACATTAAAAACAACCTGCCAGAGGAGACATTTCCATGAACACGCTGTATGAAAAACTGGGTGGCGCGGCGGCGGTGGATTTAGCAGTCGAGAAGTTTTACGAGAAGGTTTTGGCAGACGAGCGGGTTCAACACTTCTTTGCTCATACAGACATGGCACAGCAAAAGCGCCATCAAAAAGCGTTTATGACCTACGCCTTTGGGGGGGCTAATCACTGGAACGGTCGGCCGATGAGAGATGCCCACAGCAGCTTGGTTGCGGAGATGGGGTTAACGGATCACCATTTTGATGCGATCGCCGAAGATCTGGTCGCCACGCTGGTCGAGCTAGAGGTTCCCCAAGCCCTAATTGACGAGGTGGTGGAAATTGTGGGATCTGTTGCCCATCGCAACGATGTTTTGAATCGCTAAAAGTTTTGAATTACTTGATCCAAGAAAGCCAGGACTTACGCACTTGCGATAAGCTCTCTGGATTTTGGACAATTTCTCGCGGGCTGCGCCCGCGAGAAATTGTCCAACTGCGTAAGTCCTAAAGGCAATAACTTGGCGATGAATTTGGCAAAATTGGGGTGAAGAGGCAGGGTGAACGGGTTTTAACTCTGTAAAGTTGATTTGTGTCCTCTTTCCCGATGCCCATCATGTACCCTCAATGGCAACCTTGGAACTTCCTGTGGAATGATTTTCGGAACACTTTTCGGAACACTTTTCGGAACACTGTTCAGAACGCTTTTCAGAACGCTTTTCGGAGCGCTTTTCGGAGCATTTTTTGGAATTCCTTGAGAAATACTTGCCGGAGTATTCAATGGAAAGCCGGATGGAGATCGACTGGGCAGTGGCGATCGCCCCTTCTCATCCTGCTCGTCCTGACGCTGACCTATGGCTGTGTCGTCGCCAATCGCCCCGCTGCCACGCTGCTCACTGACCCGTTTTTGCAACTGCCCACGCCGACCAGCGTGCGCGTTGTCTGGTTTACCGAGTTTGAGGGCGGCGAGCATCGGGTGGAATATGGCGACGGGTTCCAGCAGCGGGCGATCGCCACCACCACAAAGCTATCCCGCGTGCGCGAAGACCAGCGATCGCGCGTCGGCCAGCAGACCGAACCCGGCCAGGTCTATCAGCAGCCCACGCCCCGCGACATCTGGCGGCACGAAGCCGAAGTGACGGGCCTGACACCGGGGCAGCGCATTCCCTATCGCGTCGCCAGCCTGCGGGCCAATGGGCTATTCACACGGGCGATCGCCAGCCGCCCCTTTACCCTGGCTCCCCTGCCACCGCCCGGTACGCCGCTCAAAATCTTGCTCACCTCCGACCACCAGAGTATGCCCATGACCGCCACCAACCTGCAAAAGGTCGTGGAGACAGTGGGACAGGTGGATGCGGTCTTTTTGGCAGGCGACACGGTGAACATCCCCGACCGCGCCTCGGAATGGTTTGATGACAATCGCGGCGGTGCATTCTTCCCCTGCCTCCAGGGTCGCGCCAGCTATTCCCTAGAGCGCAACGGCACTACGCGGGTTTACACTGGCGGCGAAATCATTCAGCACGCGCCGATGTACGTGGCAATCGGCAACCACGAAATCATGGGGCGCTACGGCCGCCTAGATAGCTTGAACGGCGAATTTGAAGACGCGATTCCCCGTGATGTA
The Thermoleptolyngbya sichuanensis A183 DNA segment above includes these coding regions:
- a CDS encoding caspase family protein codes for the protein MGLTRREFLQRSSGAIAIGGALGSGLWAWGDRAGQVLAAPTSRKLALLIGISQYPEAVSDIPPVKGGLLPGALTDVEMQRQVLQHRFGFQPADMVTLTDEQATWAGITEAFQAHLLEQAKPGDVVVVHISGLGSRVRSATDPEQLWDSIVPIDGGLPTSDRPLIADLTRATLEQLVRSLPTSQVVTLLDLGFSNLGTSLQGNLRIRARPNAPTGDLHPQDLALQESLGDRLRAAKATLSGPLPGLFLTAAASGQAALEGRWSGFSAGLLTYALTQYLWDATVGTALSTVLTQTSSSIKRLSGANQEPQANGTLSRDGTSAYPLVPAEAGADGVILVAPDSARTLRLWAGGLPPSALSAYSPGSLWETLGSAPQLLRVQGRDGLTLKVLPVIEGASVEPGQPVQERVRLLPRSVGLTIALDSSLDRIERVDATSAFTAAKVSLVNAGEQSADYLFGKRRAVETTVAAVSLSELPNPAVQTDVPPSQPVLEMPSSPASLDGKYGLFYPGCVPLGIELSTADEAVKTAVNRLTPQLRSLFAMKLLRLTVNASSSRLSVRAILEQMGPGSTTARPLPIVQQETVSIPNRLSSKRLGAAVESGASVPAGSTLRYRLQNAGDQPLYGMLMGLDNTGQAIALPLSTSTEQPPLLPGSSLALPAEPFPGWVVPNVPGLAEIFLIFSVAPFSQTLAGLPIAPGATPRQAIALSNPLDVAQSILQDLHDATSINSPSLGNFPSNFPGGSYALDVTRWATLHLMYRVEATA
- a CDS encoding alpha/beta fold hydrolase, with the protein product MSTPHPLTIHTHGSGYPVLCLHGHPGAGSSMGVFTQHLGRRFWAIAPDLRGYGQSRVAQPFVMADHLTDLEALLDRLQIQRCLVLGWSLGGILAMELALRLPERISGLILVATAAHPRSSHPTISWQDNLLTGVAALINSWQPGNRWNIELFAKRSLFRHLIQQHTRTAYEYIAADAVSAYLNTSQAATRALNQAIRAGYNRVPDLPNIRVPALMLAAEGDRHITALSSEETARKLPNCDWQCYARAAHLFPWEIPQQMLQDIDAWLARHPEVVSPSAPLANPQSS
- the argZ gene encoding bifunctional arginine dihydrolase/ornithine cyclodeaminase, encoding MNSAIRFLMCPPDHYDVDYVINPWMEGNIHKSSRDRAVEQWHGLYHLIKDRAAVDLVKPQVGVPDMVFTANAGLVLEDKVVLSRFYHKERQGEEPFFKAWFEEQGYTVYELPKDLPFEGAGDALLDREGRWLWAGYGFRSELDSHPFLAKWLDIEVLSLRLMDERFYHLDTCFCPLTDGYLLYYPPAFDAYSNRLIEMRVPAHKRIAIEEADAVNFACNAVNIDRVVIMNKASDGLRQRMQDLGFVLLETPLTEFMKAGGAAKCLTLRVTEPLEPLHQAIAAVESRVIQLEGHLLDSGLINNALDLIVESGGSFQVLNFRLGEQRQSTSAAEVKVSAPSHDVMESIMSGLIDMGAVPQPQEVCDNPLETVTQDGVAPDDFYVTTIYPTEVRVNCEWVRVQNQRMDGAIVVSQTPEGPRAECKLLRDLRVGDRVVVGVEGIRTVRKPDARDSRNGSGSGDKEFSFMGSGVSSERRVELVVEQIAWDLRRIRDQGGKVVVVAGPVVIHTGGGEHLARLIREGYVQALLGGNAIAVHDIEQAMMGTSLGMDMKRGVSVRGGHRHHLKAINTIRRCGSIANAVEQGVLTSGIFYECIKHQVPFSLAGSIRDDGPLPDTQMDLLKAQAEYAELIRGADLILMLSSMLHSIGAGNMTPAGVKMVCVDINPAVVTKLSDRGSVESVGVVTDVGLFLSLLNQQLSKLTSPYRIAQMV
- a CDS encoding IS630 family transposase (programmed frameshift), with the protein product MRPYSLDLRQKIIDVYIEGNTSQRQIAQQFRVAYSFVRKLIKQYRETGEIAPKRRTEQTPTKLSNEQLEILKTIAESNHDATLAELCDLLEQRVGVRIGVSTMFRMLEKLNLTLKKKTLYPDKKETERVQIERVKFWQLVRGFLAQDLIFIDESGVNLALTRLRARAPKGKRAHGKRPSKRGKRVSILGAISLKKVITYSNLIGSVDGLTFEAFISQRLVPKLWKGACVIMDNCSIHLGEEVRRLIEDAGAKLMFLPPYSPDFSPIENCFSKIKSILRSLGARSYLDLDKAIEESFSQVSLNDLQNWFSHCCYYASPE
- a CDS encoding IS110 family RNA-guided transposase translates to MERTFVAYIGIDWSDRKHDICLYDPESAQREYSVIGAQPQEIANWVATLQQRYGNSPIAICLEQKRGPLIYALCQYDNLVLFPINPRTVSNYRRAFQPSRAKSDPVDAQILIELLLKHPDKIPPWQAASCELRALRQWSESRRMLVGEKVRLTNRITAALKNFYPQVLEWFEDKDTQVFCDFITQYPDLHSAQAVSAEELTLFFQSHRVIRRSAIERRIHQIQTAGIPLTEDPGIVEPMQWLVQTLVIQLKALLHRLDELNQTIEQLFQSLPDAAFFDALPGAGPHLAPRLLIAFGDDRSRFGSAQAFMSYIGIAPVKEESGKKRWTHWRWSCPKFLRQSFVEWADQSRRHSSWANAFYQQQRRSGKSHPKAIRALAYKWGRILWRCWQDRVPYDEDRYLAALQRKRSPLAVMLVQSAAEVTTSAGGECSNSRVQVTLKDT
- a CDS encoding CsgG/HfaB family protein encodes the protein MGSVTEFNISTERSGGGFLGIGVGQRETTANVALTARMISTADGAIVDTMRGRGSAGDRSSSVSIVGIGGGSDRNREDELMSRAVEQAIASLVEDMNR
- a CDS encoding group I truncated hemoglobin, which encodes MNTLYEKLGGAAAVDLAVEKFYEKVLADERVQHFFAHTDMAQQKRHQKAFMTYAFGGANHWNGRPMRDAHSSLVAEMGLTDHHFDAIAEDLVATLVELEVPQALIDEVVEIVGSVAHRNDVLNR